A genome region from Thermoanaerobacterium xylanolyticum LX-11 includes the following:
- the nagA gene encoding N-acetylglucosamine-6-phosphate deacetylase has translation MKTLIVNGRLLIDGNIVDGKDVLIEGNKISAIGCGLYGDNIIDAEGNYVSPGFVDIHIHGSSGFDTMDGTFEAINAISKSVAMHGTTSFLPTTMTEDKNKIKNAIKNVFYNKDRVEGAEILGVHMEGPFINPKQKGAQDDKFILKPTVENFTEICGEYMNIVKLVTIAPEVDGALELIRYLKEKNIVASVGHTDSTYDDVALGYKAGITHATHVFNAMKGFHHREVGTVGAVFDLDISAEVIADGIHSVFPAIRTLLKLKGKEKVNLVTDAMMAANLRDGLYQLGGQDVYVKDGAARLKSGVLAGSTLTLDKAIKNILSNTDLSLPESVALASYNSAKVIGADDRKGLIKEGYDADIVIFDENIEIKKTIVGGKIVYEKNSQ, from the coding sequence ATGAAGACGCTAATTGTAAATGGCAGATTATTAATTGACGGAAATATAGTAGACGGCAAAGATGTATTGATTGAAGGAAATAAAATAAGCGCTATCGGATGTGGTCTTTATGGCGACAACATAATAGATGCTGAAGGAAACTACGTATCACCAGGTTTCGTAGACATACATATACATGGTTCTTCCGGATTTGATACAATGGACGGTACTTTTGAAGCAATAAATGCAATATCGAAGTCTGTAGCAATGCACGGCACCACGTCATTTCTCCCCACAACCATGACAGAAGATAAAAACAAAATCAAAAATGCTATAAAAAATGTGTTTTACAACAAAGACCGTGTTGAAGGTGCTGAAATCTTAGGCGTACACATGGAAGGTCCTTTCATAAACCCAAAACAAAAGGGAGCACAAGATGATAAATTTATTTTAAAACCTACAGTAGAAAATTTCACTGAAATTTGCGGCGAATACATGAATATTGTGAAACTTGTAACAATAGCACCTGAAGTTGATGGAGCATTAGAGCTTATACGTTATTTAAAAGAAAAAAACATCGTCGCATCTGTTGGACATACTGATTCTACTTATGATGATGTAGCTTTAGGATACAAAGCAGGTATAACACACGCCACCCACGTCTTTAACGCCATGAAAGGGTTTCACCACCGTGAAGTAGGAACAGTAGGAGCAGTCTTCGATCTTGACATAAGCGCAGAAGTGATCGCTGACGGAATACATTCCGTCTTCCCAGCCATAAGGACACTTCTAAAGCTAAAAGGCAAAGAAAAAGTAAATCTTGTAACAGATGCAATGATGGCTGCAAACTTAAGAGATGGCCTTTATCAGTTGGGTGGTCAAGACGTATACGTCAAAGACGGTGCTGCAAGACTAAAAAGCGGAGTCTTGGCAGGAAGCACCCTTACATTAGACAAGGCTATCAAGAATATTTTATCCAATACAGATTTATCATTACCTGAATCTGTCGCACTGGCGTCTTACAACAGTGCAAAAGTAATAGGTGCTGATGACAGAAAGGGCCTTATAAAAGAAGGATACGATGCAGATATAGTAATCTTTGACGAAAATATAGAGATAAAAAAGACGATTGTCGGTGGGAAAATCGTCTATGAAAAAAATAGCCAATAA